The Sulfurimonas hydrogeniphila genome includes a window with the following:
- a CDS encoding response regulator transcription factor, protein MNILLVEDDMELAAILTKGLQEEGICVDSVVLIDEASSYIQMKNYDVIVLDKILPDGDGSSFCYELRKNENNTPLLMLSASSTCDDIVDGLNKGADDYLTKPFRFIELVARVRALSKRSTNIKSHILKARDLTLNIMSRELKKGDKTIELRNNEFNLLLLLMKRKNSVVSKTEIIDYIWNMENFIDPNLLNVTIYNLRKKIESSKDTKIIHTVRGIGYKIVE, encoded by the coding sequence ATGAATATTCTTTTAGTTGAAGACGATATGGAACTAGCAGCAATACTTACAAAAGGTTTACAAGAGGAAGGGATTTGCGTTGATAGTGTAGTATTAATAGATGAAGCCAGCTCATATATTCAAATGAAAAATTATGATGTTATTGTTCTTGATAAAATACTGCCAGATGGAGATGGAAGCTCTTTTTGCTATGAACTCCGAAAAAATGAAAATAACACTCCTCTATTGATGCTTAGTGCAAGTAGTACATGTGACGATATTGTTGATGGACTCAATAAGGGAGCAGATGATTATCTCACAAAGCCTTTTCGTTTCATAGAACTTGTAGCTCGAGTCCGTGCACTCTCAAAACGCTCAACTAACATAAAAAGTCATATTCTCAAAGCAAGAGACTTGACGCTCAACATTATGTCAAGAGAGCTAAAAAAAGGAGATAAAACTATAGAATTAAGAAATAATGAATTTAATCTTCTTCTGCTACTAATGAAAAGAAAAAACAGTGTTGTCTCAAAAACCGAGATTATAGATTATATATGGAATATGGAAAACTTTATAGACCCAAATCTTTTGAATGTTACTATTTATAATCTCAGAAAAAAAATAGAAAGTTCTAAAGATACAAAAATCATACACACGGTAAGAGGTATTGGTTATAAAATTGTTGAGTAG
- a CDS encoding manganese-dependent inorganic pyrophosphatase, with protein MSVYVFGHKNPDSDSIVGAISLSYLKNQVEKEEYIPARQGEITAETEFILDKFGGTLPMLKTSVAGERVFIVDSTDKAHFQDDIDEATIIGIADHHKLGDLTTDTPLEAWIRPIGCSNTVIYEMYRCYGVEVPKEIAGLMMMAILSDTVIFKSPTCTKVDTKAVKELAEIAGVTDYKKLAMEMFIVKSAVDGASARDLNTRDYKEFNMNGTKVGIGQLEMVDISVLEPREEELLEDMKKMKEEGGLHTVLILLTDIMKEGSKLLVVSDDESKIEKAFDIKLQDHKAWLDGVLSRKKQVVPFVQPQF; from the coding sequence ATGTCAGTATATGTTTTTGGACACAAAAATCCCGATAGTGACTCTATTGTTGGTGCTATCTCATTATCTTATTTAAAAAACCAAGTTGAAAAGGAAGAGTATATTCCTGCCCGTCAGGGTGAAATAACTGCTGAGACCGAGTTTATTTTAGATAAATTCGGCGGTACTCTGCCAATGCTCAAAACATCAGTGGCAGGTGAGAGAGTTTTTATAGTTGATTCTACCGACAAAGCACATTTTCAGGACGATATTGACGAAGCAACTATAATAGGTATTGCCGACCACCATAAACTGGGTGATTTGACTACGGATACGCCTCTTGAAGCATGGATTCGACCGATTGGGTGTTCTAACACGGTAATTTATGAAATGTACAGATGTTACGGTGTGGAAGTACCAAAAGAGATTGCAGGTTTAATGATGATGGCAATTTTAAGTGATACGGTTATATTTAAATCTCCTACATGTACCAAAGTCGATACCAAAGCGGTCAAAGAACTAGCAGAAATTGCCGGAGTAACAGACTATAAAAAACTGGCGATGGAGATGTTTATAGTAAAATCTGCTGTTGACGGTGCAAGTGCCCGTGATTTAAATACACGGGATTATAAAGAGTTTAATATGAACGGCACAAAAGTCGGTATCGGGCAGCTTGAAATGGTCGATATTTCAGTCTTGGAACCTCGTGAAGAGGAACTGCTTGAAGATATGAAAAAGATGAAAGAAGAGGGCGGACTGCATACTGTTTTGATTCTTTTGACAGACATCATGAAAGAGGGTTCAAAACTTTTGGTTGTCAGTGATGACGAATCAAAAATAGAAAAAGCATTTGACATTAAACTCCAAGACCATAAAGCATGGCTCGATGGCGTACTGAGCCGTAAAAAGCAGGTAGTGCCTTTTGTGCAGCCTCAGTTTTAA
- a CDS encoding CheR family methyltransferase produces the protein MFNFFRKKALNSLEYSHETNSVEVNRSAKKELYIYIEKQSGIILDENKPLIEQKIVDYCKNNNIASFSKLLEHIQENTFNFEEFITLITINETYFFREHTQIQEALENYKNTHKKLHILSLPSSTGEEVYSIVITALEMNISNFTVVGVDIDKNVIQKAKEGIYKERSLHRVKQDIIEKYFTKKNNSFYVKEDVKKFVEFHIANIFETNLTKLGKFDIIFSRNMFIYFNDEKKIQAYKHLQKLKKENTTNIYLGHADVSSQLEHYIRS, from the coding sequence AAAAAAAGCTTTAAACTCTCTTGAGTATTCTCACGAGACTAATAGTGTCGAAGTAAATAGAAGTGCTAAAAAAGAACTTTATATATACATTGAGAAGCAATCAGGAATAATTTTAGATGAAAACAAACCTCTTATTGAACAAAAAATAGTTGATTATTGTAAAAATAATAATATAGCCTCTTTTTCTAAGCTTCTTGAGCATATTCAAGAGAATACATTTAATTTTGAAGAGTTTATAACCCTCATTACGATTAATGAAACCTACTTTTTTCGTGAGCATACACAGATTCAAGAAGCTTTAGAAAATTATAAAAATACTCATAAAAAATTACATATTTTATCTCTCCCATCTTCAACAGGAGAGGAAGTTTATAGCATTGTTATTACTGCATTAGAGATGAATATAAGTAATTTTACAGTTGTCGGAGTTGATATTGACAAAAATGTTATACAAAAAGCAAAAGAGGGGATCTATAAAGAGCGTTCACTTCATAGAGTCAAACAAGATATTATAGAAAAATACTTTACAAAGAAAAATAATAGTTTTTATGTAAAAGAAGATGTTAAAAAGTTTGTAGAATTTCATATTGCCAATATATTTGAAACAAATCTTACTAAGCTTGGAAAATTTGACATTATTTTCTCTCGTAATATGTTTATATATTTTAATGACGAGAAGAAGATACAAGCATATAAACATCTCCAAAAGTTAAAAAAAGAGAATACAACAAACATTTATCTAGGACATGCGGATGTATCAAGTCAACTAGAACATTATATTAGGAGTTGA
- a CDS encoding sensor histidine kinase, whose translation MRYKKVLFLLTLLLVHIVFLENLNSLEPYIKYYIIFNIFTILYFLWLKIKLVHLNSYITDTIVSIEKEILHDNIQPLCIPKNIQEIKQFVEEVNKIIFYLNQKNKVAQSFNANMAHELKTPLAELKAKLEYSLYYTALQDNLATELRAFIQKINSLENIVSQMLYVSNNNIKKLNNSMQRVLLNDILYSILDTKKSEIEAKHLKIDIEINQAISIHGHEKLLQHAIGNIIDNAIKYSLPNKRIKIILRKKKNFIFLAIIDYGIGIDKKELKLIFHPYYRGENAFSNSDGYGLGLSLATWILELHSASIKIRSKKGKGTFVGIKFYTS comes from the coding sequence TTGAGATATAAAAAAGTTCTTTTTTTACTAACACTGCTTTTAGTTCATATAGTTTTTTTAGAAAATTTGAACTCTTTAGAGCCATATATAAAATACTACATTATATTTAATATTTTTACCATTCTCTACTTTCTCTGGCTAAAAATAAAACTAGTGCATCTCAATAGTTATATAACAGATACTATTGTCAGTATTGAAAAAGAGATTTTACATGATAATATCCAACCGCTTTGTATACCTAAAAACATTCAAGAGATTAAACAGTTTGTAGAAGAGGTAAATAAAATAATTTTTTATTTGAATCAAAAAAACAAAGTTGCACAATCATTTAATGCGAATATGGCACATGAGCTAAAAACACCTCTTGCTGAGCTTAAAGCTAAGCTAGAATACTCTCTTTACTACACAGCACTTCAAGATAATCTTGCAACAGAGTTGCGAGCATTTATACAAAAAATAAATAGTCTTGAAAACATAGTCTCTCAAATGCTCTATGTCTCAAACAACAATATAAAAAAGCTCAACAACTCTATGCAACGGGTTTTACTCAATGATATCCTCTACTCTATATTGGACACAAAAAAAAGTGAGATAGAAGCTAAACACCTAAAAATAGATATAGAGATCAATCAGGCAATCTCAATACACGGTCATGAAAAACTACTTCAACATGCTATTGGAAATATTATTGATAATGCAATAAAATATTCATTACCAAACAAGAGGATAAAAATTATCCTTAGAAAAAAGAAAAACTTTATTTTTCTTGCAATAATTGATTACGGCATAGGAATAGATAAAAAAGAACTCAAGTTAATTTTTCATCCTTACTATAGAGGTGAAAATGCCTTTTCAAACAGTGATGGGTATGGACTTGGACTTAGCTTGGCAACTTGGATCTTGGAACTTCACAGTGCCTCTATAAAAATTCGCAGCAAAAAAGGCAAAGGAACCTTTGTAGGAATCAAGTTTTATACTAGTTAA
- a CDS encoding transporter: MKKIFLGTALVAFISVNMQAEIIADRPGFSTGTYTVKPGKFNIEMGYNYTFDTLSSKNNTQDFPLFELRTGVTEDIEFDFLWDGWSTTKDFKESPTSDITIGGKYSLIKNEKYNFTFMTLVTLPTDTQSNFKTENISPLVGLLWDYTLNETVSFFGTFQSSTYRDEKRIYDFQPATGITFSHTEKFASFIELYSIIPSSSIIPTEKVVDGGFTYLLQENIQLDINGGLGLNRESEDFFGLGIAIGF; the protein is encoded by the coding sequence ATGAAAAAAATCTTTTTAGGTACTGCTTTGGTAGCATTTATATCTGTCAATATGCAGGCAGAAATTATTGCTGATAGACCAGGTTTTAGTACAGGAACATATACAGTGAAACCTGGAAAGTTTAATATTGAGATGGGATACAATTACACTTTTGACACACTTTCATCGAAAAACAATACTCAAGATTTTCCTCTTTTTGAACTTCGTACAGGGGTTACAGAAGATATTGAATTTGATTTTTTATGGGATGGATGGAGTACTACAAAAGATTTTAAGGAGAGCCCTACATCTGATATAACCATAGGTGGAAAATATAGCCTCATTAAAAATGAGAAATATAATTTTACATTTATGACACTCGTAACATTGCCGACAGATACGCAGAGCAACTTTAAAACAGAAAATATTTCACCACTCGTTGGGTTGTTGTGGGATTATACACTAAATGAAACTGTTTCATTTTTTGGAACATTTCAATCGAGTACTTACAGGGATGAAAAACGAATCTATGATTTTCAACCTGCAACTGGGATTACTTTTAGCCATACAGAGAAGTTTGCCAGCTTTATAGAACTCTATTCCATCATACCATCTTCATCAATAATACCTACGGAAAAAGTAGTTGATGGAGGTTTTACATATTTACTACAAGAGAATATTCAACTTGATATAAACGGAGGATTAGGACTCAATAGAGAGTCTGAAGACTTCTTTGGACTTGGCATTGCAATAGGGTTTTAA